In Actinomycetota bacterium, the following proteins share a genomic window:
- a CDS encoding phosphoenolpyruvate carboxykinase produces MLVQARTVHQSPTPEELRDYTERMPTCRITEFGSVNVQARVTSRSAGSTYVVAERSSGKTMTREEFERIAAMQDEYLRGRDALVIDGYIGNDPEFRTRARLSIETANANIAGMQQKLYFRRDDDADPEVHVVYTPNLSAPGYPDDRVIAVDLENGLTRVIGADYFGESKKGGLRMWNKKVYDLGGLALHAGMKVIPTARGERVFMIIGLSGTGKTTTTFTTQNDSLPVQDDFVALMPGGKAHGTENGCFAKTFSLDPSFEPNIYRAVVKPTTYLENVFQDGSGKVNFFEQSYTQNGRAVFGMDDLERYRDAREVGPVDALLILNRNQDIIPAVAKLNDEQAAAYFMLGETTGTSAGGAAEAGKFLRVPGTNPFFPIPHGLQGNRILELLATHPIETYLLNTGRVGGPDGDERSKKVRIPDTSACVEGIAEGSISWTEDDDFGYLVAENLPGIDDADLLRPRLLYERQGRMVEYGEVVDRLKRERVARLEEFPELTPEIIKAAG; encoded by the coding sequence TTGCTCGTCCAGGCGCGCACCGTCCATCAGAGCCCAACGCCGGAGGAGCTGCGCGATTACACCGAGCGCATGCCCACGTGCCGGATCACCGAGTTCGGGAGCGTCAACGTCCAGGCGCGGGTGACCTCGCGGAGCGCGGGAAGCACATACGTCGTCGCCGAGCGTTCGTCCGGAAAGACGATGACCCGCGAGGAGTTCGAACGGATCGCGGCCATGCAGGACGAATACCTTCGCGGTCGAGACGCGCTGGTGATCGACGGTTACATAGGCAACGACCCGGAGTTTCGAACGCGCGCCCGCCTATCGATCGAGACGGCGAACGCGAACATCGCGGGCATGCAGCAGAAGCTCTACTTCCGGCGAGACGACGATGCCGACCCGGAAGTGCACGTCGTCTACACGCCGAACCTCTCCGCTCCCGGCTATCCCGATGATCGCGTCATCGCGGTCGATCTCGAGAACGGCCTCACGCGGGTGATCGGCGCCGACTACTTCGGGGAGTCGAAGAAGGGCGGCCTTCGGATGTGGAACAAGAAGGTCTACGACCTCGGGGGGCTCGCGCTCCACGCCGGCATGAAGGTGATCCCGACGGCCCGCGGCGAACGCGTGTTCATGATCATCGGATTGTCCGGGACCGGAAAGACGACCACGACGTTCACTACGCAGAACGACTCGCTCCCCGTGCAGGACGACTTCGTCGCGCTGATGCCTGGCGGCAAGGCGCACGGAACGGAGAACGGGTGCTTCGCCAAGACGTTCAGCCTCGACCCGAGCTTCGAGCCGAACATCTACCGCGCGGTGGTGAAGCCGACCACGTATCTGGAGAACGTGTTCCAGGACGGATCGGGGAAGGTGAACTTCTTCGAGCAGTCCTACACACAGAACGGGCGTGCCGTGTTCGGTATGGACGACCTGGAGCGCTACCGTGACGCTCGCGAGGTCGGACCGGTCGACGCGCTCCTCATCCTCAACCGCAACCAGGACATCATCCCGGCCGTGGCGAAGCTCAACGACGAACAGGCCGCGGCGTACTTCATGCTCGGCGAGACCACCGGAACGTCTGCGGGCGGCGCCGCGGAGGCGGGGAAGTTCCTCCGCGTTCCGGGAACCAACCCGTTCTTCCCGATACCCCACGGGCTGCAGGGGAACCGCATTCTCGAACTGCTCGCCACGCACCCGATCGAGACGTACCTGCTCAACACGGGACGCGTGGGCGGGCCGGACGGCGATGAGCGGTCCAAGAAGGTACGGATCCCGGATACGTCGGCGTGCGTCGAGGGCATCGCTGAGGGTTCGATCTCGTGGACCGAGGACGATGACTTCGGCTACCTCGTCGCCGAGAACCTGCCCGGCATCGACGACGCCGACCTGCTGCGGCCCCGCCTCCTGTACGAGCGGCAAGGCAGGATGGTCGAGTACGGCGAGGTCGTCGATCGGCTGAAACGGGAGCGGGTCGCCAGGCTGGAGGAGTTCCCCGAGCTCACACCGGAGATCATCAAGGCGGCGGGCTGA
- the thiL gene encoding thiamine-phosphate kinase, which yields MDLTEDELVAAITRLLTGEARDVVVGLGDDAAVLAAGTGQLVVTTDMLVEGVHFERSSISPRDLGAKSVTVNVSDIAAMGGSPRSALVSIALSPDVDAAWVIELYGGMRDACAEYALALVGGDTNRGDILIVAVTVIGQVAPGRAVPRSGARPGDAIAVTGSLGAAAGGLRVSRASAAVRQAALSKPWGRALLGALARPFARVGEGQMLARSGARAMIDLSDGLAKDLARVCLASGVGARVELDAVPVAQALRDGAETLDVDALGLALSGGEDYELLATLDPDDADAAGRALRERFGVTLATIGTIIEGDGLVGVDADGREKPIEPEGWDHFA from the coding sequence ATGGACCTGACCGAGGACGAGCTCGTCGCAGCGATCACCCGGCTCCTCACCGGGGAGGCGCGCGACGTCGTGGTCGGCCTCGGCGACGACGCGGCCGTGCTCGCGGCCGGCACCGGTCAGCTGGTCGTGACGACGGACATGCTCGTGGAGGGCGTGCACTTCGAGCGATCGTCGATCTCACCGCGCGATCTCGGTGCGAAGTCCGTCACCGTGAACGTGTCCGACATCGCCGCGATGGGAGGGAGCCCCCGCTCGGCGCTGGTATCGATCGCGCTGTCGCCCGACGTCGACGCCGCGTGGGTGATCGAGCTGTACGGGGGGATGCGCGACGCGTGCGCCGAATACGCGCTCGCCCTGGTCGGCGGCGACACCAATCGGGGCGACATCCTGATCGTCGCCGTCACCGTGATCGGTCAGGTCGCGCCGGGTCGCGCGGTGCCGCGCTCGGGCGCTCGCCCGGGCGATGCGATCGCCGTCACCGGTTCGCTCGGCGCTGCCGCCGGAGGACTCCGTGTCTCGCGGGCCAGCGCGGCCGTTCGGCAGGCGGCGCTGTCGAAGCCGTGGGGCCGCGCGCTCCTCGGTGCGCTCGCGCGGCCGTTCGCGCGTGTCGGAGAAGGGCAGATGCTCGCGCGAAGCGGCGCGCGCGCGATGATCGACCTTTCCGACGGGCTCGCGAAGGACCTCGCTCGCGTGTGCCTCGCCAGTGGCGTCGGCGCGCGCGTGGAGCTCGACGCGGTTCCCGTCGCGCAGGCGCTCCGTGACGGGGCGGAGACGCTGGACGTCGATGCGCTCGGGCTCGCGCTTTCCGGCGGCGAGGACTACGAGCTGCTCGCGACGCTCGATCCGGACGATGCGGACGCGGCGGGGCGAGCGCTTCGGGAGCGTTTCGGCGTGACGCTCGCGACGATCGGAACGATCATCGAAGGTGATGGGCTCGTCGGCGTCGACGCCGACGGACGCGAGAAGCCGATCGAGCCGGAGGGGTGGGACCACTTCGCATGA